TCGGTGCTGGCGTTGCGGACCTCGTGAAGGGGGTAAGAATTCGGATCTACTCCGTATTTAGTTACTGTACTGGATATAACTGACATTAGGATGTGACGAGCAGGCTCACTGATATGTCTAATTAGGAGAACTGTTTTTCTCTGTTAAAGCTCGCTTGGTGTGGCAGTATTATTTTCTGAAACGAACCAAAGTAAGGTGCAATTGCTGCTACACCGTTATGTAGCAATTCAGAGCTTCTTCACTGGTAGATTATTCGTACCGGCATATACAGATAATTTTCTGAGTATGACTTAAGCTGTGCCTGTGTCCAGGATCAGGCCATTGTTTTCTAGGGGAAGGACCAGGTCATACTCACAATTGATTAGTTATATGGTTATGTCTCTGCGTGGGCCCCCCTTTTATTTTCATCTTTCTCGGTGTTGTCTTTTTCGTCATATGGAGAACTGGATGTTGCTAGTTTGGCTACCTTGCTAAAATATATTTTTACGATTATGACTGACAGACCATAATTGATTGTTATGTTATTGATAGGGCTTCTAGAACAAATACAAATCTTATGCTTATCTAAGTTAGGTATTAAGTTAACATCACCTCTATTAAAGTAGGCTGTAGGCATCTCCTAGGATTGACTTGTGCTTTGTTATACTTTAGAATTTCTTCCTGGCTGTTTACCAGATCAAAGCAGACACACCTTTTGGTGATTTTATGTGTCTTCTTTCATGACATTGCGTTTATTATTTGGAACTTGGGAAAGGCTGTTGTTTGTTCTGCTACACGTTGTCGCCTTGTCGGTCATCTTTATCAATATTACACCTGCAATATATCACCATTTTTTGGCAACAAGGGTGCTTTGGCCGTTTGAGGACATTGTGGAATGACTTGACTTAGTTGTGTCGAATATTTGACAGGTTTCTAATCTAAGTCATTTGAGCAAACTGGCTCGTAGAAACGATACAGCGAGCAGAACTGATGAAGCTGACAGATTGCGTACAGTCTTCCTTGCAATGGAGGATGCGAGAGCAGTGCTTATCAAACTTGCTGATAGGCTACACAATATGAGGACGTTGGATTCATTGCCCAAGATCAAACAGCAGTGCTTTGCAAAGGAAACGCTGGAGATATTTGCTCCATTGGCGAATCAATTGGGGATCTTGAACTGGAAGGAGCAGCTTGAAAATCTGTGTTTCAAGCATCTTTACCCAGAGCAATATGAGGAACTGTCATCCAACCTTCATGAGTTTTACAACAGAGATATGATTGCAGCTGCAATAAGGCGATTGGAACAGGCCCTTCAGGTGAGAGGGCTATCCTATCGTTCCATATCAGGGAGGCACAAGAGCATATACAGCATCTACAGCAAGATGACAAGGTAAACTCGTGCGTCATGTTTCCATTATGGTGTATTTactagatttttttttcaaatgattTGCCTTTCATTTTAGCTGTGTTAATGAAGTCAAATGAATCATTATCTAAAATAGGTAATTCCTGCACTGACTTCAACATGGCCTTTAAAGTAACCTTGCTAGCCGGAGAGACATATGCCACTAAACATGCTAATGTGATTGCTTTTTTATTACAGGAAAAAACTGGACATGGATGAAATCTATGATGTACATGGAGTGCGTGTGATACTCGAGAATAAAGCTGATTGCTTCACCACATTAGAAGTTGTCCATCACTTGTGGCCTAGAATTCCTGGGAAGTTTAAAGACTATGTCAGCAGCCCCAAATCTAATGGGTACGACCATGCAAAATATTGCTATGCTATGCAGAAAAAAATGTATGTCACGGTGCTAACTTGATGCTTCTTAACTTGTAGGTACCAATCGCTGCACACGGTTGTTCTCAGTGAAGAAACACTCCCATTAGAGATCCAAATTCGTACTGCGGACATGCACTTGCAGGCAGAGTTTGGAATCGCTGCACATTGGAGGTACAAGGAAGGCGAACGTAACTGCTCTTCATCTCTGCCTGAAATGGTTGAATGGGTTAGATGTGTTGTTACATGGCAGTGTGAAACTCTGCACACAGATCACCCTTCGCCTCCTGGACTTGGTTCTTCCCCAAGGGCAACATGCACTTTCCCTTCTGACTCTGATGGCTGTCCTTTTTCCTATTCAAAACAATGTGACCACACTGGACCAATCCTAGTAATACTTCTGGAGAATGAAAAGGTTAAGAACCCTCATAATATTTTGTGCTAGTGCTTTCTGATTAATTAAAGTTGCAATGTGTTAATTTGGAAGAGCAGCAGAACTGAATTTTTTATGTTTGTTTTCTTCAGATGTCAGTGCAAGAACTCCCACAAAATTCGAAAATACTGGACCTACTGAAGAGGGCTTCTAGCTACGACATGCAGTTGAGCCTAAGGCTCAACAGTCATGCTGTGCACAACCTGCACCAGGAGCTGAAGATGGGCGACGTGCTGGAGCTGATCCCTTCAACTCCTTGCAAATCAGGAGGCTACATGAGGGAGCTCAACCAAATGTCTGATCACCGTCTCGCGGTTTCGCAGTCTTGACAGCCGTAGACCAGCAGATCTTGTGAATACATATATGACAGCTCAGCTAAATCGTCTGAAGTTTAGGTGACCGCACTGACAGAATCATAACAGATGTTGTAGCATTTGGTGTATATTTGTTGATAACTTTGTTCAAGTAGAACAAAAGAAGTTAACCTGTAAATAGTACGTACGTGATACAGAGTTCAAGCTCGGGAATTGTTCTTAGTTTTAGAACACCTATCGAGAAAATAGAACATGGTTAGGATAAGTGATTTCAGTTCTCTACTTGTTCAGATATTGGCTATGAATTTGCAATTACATGTGAATATTTTTTTTTGCTCGGTGTGCTTGACTGCTTAAGATGCAAAATGAgaagtgaaaaagaaaaagaatagaaaGGCTGTGATAAGTGATTTGTGTTCTCTTCTAATTCAGACATTGGCTATGGAGTGCAAATTTGTGAAAATAGTTTTTTCCAGCGAGCTAGACAACGAAAAGACTGGGTGCTTTACTGCTGATGATGCAAAATCACAAGTGAAAGGGAAAAAATATATACAAAAAGGCTATAATAAGTTTTCAGTCCTATAATTCAGACATTGGCTTTGACGTATGCATTTGTGAAAAATATAGTGCTCAACGGAAATGTGTGCGTGGGGCTCGGCTGTTTAAAGATgcagaaatgaaaaaataaacgACACCTGAGAGATTCGAACTCTCGCGGGGAAACCCCATGTACTTAGCAGGCACACGCCTTAACCACTCGGCCAAAGTGTCGTTGTTGTGTGAACTTGTGAAATAGTCCTATTTGTACTGGATATGATCCatatttcactcaaacccaaactgTTCGTTTGCCTCCCCCAATAAGAGTCGCCTATGTCGTAGTACAAATCAGCGCCCTGTTGTTCTCACAAATTAGAGATATGTGTTTATATGTCGACTGTTTCTTGGCTTTTGATGTTTGGTGGAAAGAGGCAGAGAGCAAGGTCAACTCAAATCATGCTAATAGAGAGAGGTGTAAGCAACTATTCAGTTCTTGTTCATGAATTGGCCTCCATGTAACAAAAGACGAGTCTAAACAAATGTAAAACGTGTGGGAGAGACATGACATGGATGGGATATATTCAGTTTAGCTGCACTTGAGCTATTACGCTGCAATATCCTTTCGCAAAAGAGGTGTGGCAAAAGTTTATTGTCTCTAATGGATCAATGGTAAGGATTGCACATACAACGACGACTATCGCACGATGGTGGTCTCAGCTACAGGGGAGGGCGACAAGATTGGATTGCTAACGACAATGTGCACCTATGGAAAGAGAGAAATGCTAGAATAGCACTGCTATACACACGACGCTAATAGCCGATTTGTGGACGACGCTGGAGATCACACCATACGTCGCACGACAGCAGCACCGGTGCACCGTTGGATATGTCGTTCGGCTGTATGTCGTCTGTGCAGTATCGGCTGCACAGCAGTTTCGATGCTAGAACTTTCTGAGAGGGTTAGCTCCTGTTATGACCGGGGTAACTTATACCCGTAGGAGGCCCACCAGGCAGGTTTAGCTAGGGgtttagcccacaagttatcttatttTCGTGGTTATATAAACAAGTTGTAAGACTCTTTTTCAGATTAAGCAATAAGACAATTCTATTGCCTGGTttccagaggagccggaaccctaaaccctagccgcctcctctcaccgccgcctcctcctccacgcgCACGACGGCGCCTAGCCGCCGACGGCCGCGTGCTCACCGCGCCCaactccctccttcccctacaatcTCTGGCCTAGATCCGGTAGAACCCTAGCTCCTACCAGCTCCACTACTATTGTGGTAGCGGAGAGAGCCGGAGTTAATACTTGTTTGTTCCAGGAGGCAGTTATATTGTAGGGTGTATATGATGTTTTcataatataaaaatgtttttcaagctaacgttcttatattatggaacggagcgAGTATGTAAGTCGATGTTCTCTTAGTTGATGAGGTCCCTAGCCGTGATGATTGATAACGACTCTGTAAAGGACAACTTTCCAACTCTCTTCTTAATGCAAAACATGCACCTGCTAGTTCGTAAATGAAAACATTGGCATTAGTGTTGCCGCAAACCAAGCACAAAAATCATGTTTCTCCCACCCGTTTTACATTTGTTTAGACTCCTCAAGCAGTTAGACTATTGTGTTTACGTAAAAAACAGTGAAAatataaataccccccccccctcctcaaaaaaaaggaagaaaaggcccAAGGTTTACGTTTCTCCCACACGATTTACATTTGTTTGTGTCGATTTTGTtttcattttgtgtttttttgAGTAAAGTAAAAAAGAAATGTATTAGTAGGTACAAATACTCAATACATTTGCTtaagattttgcaaaaaaaataataCATTTGCTTAAGACATGGAACTGTCAATTTACACATGAAATCGTCAATATACGCATATGTCGCCTTCTTTGTGTCCAACAATACCTGATTGTTCAAAGTGCTCATTTGTGAGAACGTTATCATTGTTCATAATCTTTTTATATCTTCCTTGAGCAAAGCTAATGTTGTGGAGCTTGATTGCCTAAGCAGCAAAAAAAAAGTATTATTGTTCATAATTTTTTCTTTCTTCCTTGAGCAAAGCAAATGTTGTGGAACTTGATTGCCTAAGCAGCAAAAAAAAAGTATTATTGTTCATAATTTTTTCTTTCTTCCTTGAGCGAAGCAAATGTTGTGGAACTTGATTGCCTAAGCAGCAAAAAAAAGTATTATTGTTCATAATCTTTTCTTTCTTCCTTGAAGCAAAGCAAATATTTGTGGAGCTTGATTGCCTAAGCAGCTAAAATAATTGTTGTGGAGCTTGTTTGCTTgcagcaaaaataaaaaataaacgaCGCCTGAGAGATTCGAACTCTCGCGGGGAAACCCCATGTACTTAGCAGGCACACGCCTTAACCACTCGGCCAAAGCGTCGTTGTTGTGAACACGGCTGAAATGATGCCAATTGTACGGCGTCACTACATCCTTTTACTTAAACCCAAATTCTATTTTGCCTCTCCCGCGAAGAGTTGCCCGACACACCGCAAATCTGCGCCCTTACCCTAATGGACAGCGGAGTCGGACGGACCCCTcctcctgcggcggcggcggacgccggcgacgagccacgGGACGCGCGTGTCGTGAAGGAGATCTTGCGTTCGGTGGGGCTTGAGGAAGGGGATTACGAGCCGGCGGTGGTCCACCAGTTCATGAGGCTCGCCCACCGGTACACCGGCGACGTGCTCGGCGACGCGCTGGTCTACGCCGATCACGCCGGCAGGGCGTCGCTCCAAGCAGATGACGTCCACCTCGCCATCCGCTCCAACGCCACGTTCGGCCACGAGCTGCCGGGCCGCGAGGTACGTGCTTTGCCCTAAACCTCTCCGTTCCTCATCAGGAttttgctgctgttggttgtatgTATCAATCGCGTACGCGTCTGTCGGGGATGGGGTTGTTTGGATCCTGCGCTTTCGTGTCCAGATCGGAACTTTACTCGCGGATCACGGAATCGGTAATTAGATTGTTGTTCAAGAAGCAAGAGTTTGCAGTTTCCACGCACTCTCCGTTCCTTTCAGATAGTGCGAGTTGGAATTTCTGAGATTGTGTCACCCGGAATATCCTCATAGATACGAAACAAtt
The window above is part of the Triticum aestivum cultivar Chinese Spring chromosome 2A, IWGSC CS RefSeq v2.1, whole genome shotgun sequence genome. Proteins encoded here:
- the LOC123187970 gene encoding probable GTP diphosphokinase RSH3, chloroplastic gives rise to the protein MPAAVACSVKCRPHHRLSAPQPPAALDLLPRAPASAAGELRATRCRTPPSLSFARASDQGEARSPPSARRARAAVAGFEEVGAASSAAAAALLAGAQSRHAIFREELVRKAYYAAEAAHRGQMRASGDPYLQHCVETAALLAELGAGPPVIAAGLLHDTVDDAGLDYGSISEQFGAGVADLVKGVSNLSHLSKLARRNDTASRTDEADRLRTVFLAMEDARAVLIKLADRLHNMRTLDSLPKIKQQCFAKETLEIFAPLANQLGILNWKEQLENLCFKHLYPEQYEELSSNLHEFYNRDMIAAAIRRLEQALQVRGLSYRSISGRHKSIYSIYSKMTRKKLDMDEIYDVHGVRVILENKADCFTTLEVVHHLWPRIPGKFKDYVSSPKSNGYQSLHTVVLSEETLPLEIQIRTADMHLQAEFGIAAHWRYKEGERNCSSSLPEMVEWVRCVVTWQCETLHTDHPSPPGLGSSPRATCTFPSDSDGCPFSYSKQCDHTGPILVILLENEKMSVQELPQNSKILDLLKRASSYDMQLSLRLNSHAVHNLHQELKMGDVLELIPSTPCKSGGYMRELNQMSDHRLAVSQS